The following proteins come from a genomic window of Nakamurella alba:
- a CDS encoding ribose-phosphate diphosphokinase, protein MRDIAVFSGSAHPQLAAEVCAQLGIPLLPVRTQRFANDCLEVQLQANCRERDVFLVQPLVTPVQEHLVELLLMVDAARGASAGRVTVVMPHYAYARSDKKDAPRISIGGRLMADLMVTAGADRVLVMTLHSPQIHGFFSVPVDHLHALRELARHFAGDDLSRTTVVSPDLGNAKEAASFARLLGVPVAAGAKQRFADDRVAITSVIGEVAGRDVIVLDDEIAKGSTVVELVRHLNDLGARSIRVACTHGLFADGAVKRIAALPNVREIVCTNTVPIAAESMIPELTVLSIAPALAEAMRRIHDGESVSALFDSVEPVVGQGLF, encoded by the coding sequence GTGCGCGACATCGCAGTGTTCAGCGGCAGCGCCCATCCGCAACTGGCCGCCGAGGTCTGCGCCCAGCTCGGGATCCCGCTGCTCCCGGTGCGGACGCAGCGCTTCGCCAACGACTGCCTCGAGGTGCAGCTGCAGGCGAACTGCCGGGAGCGGGACGTCTTCCTGGTGCAGCCGCTGGTCACCCCGGTGCAGGAACACCTGGTCGAGCTGCTGCTGATGGTGGACGCCGCCCGCGGCGCCTCGGCCGGCCGGGTCACCGTCGTCATGCCGCACTACGCCTACGCCCGGTCGGACAAGAAGGACGCGCCCCGCATCTCCATCGGTGGCCGGCTGATGGCCGACCTGATGGTCACCGCCGGCGCCGACCGGGTGCTGGTGATGACCCTGCACTCCCCGCAGATCCACGGGTTCTTCAGTGTGCCGGTGGACCACCTGCACGCGCTGCGTGAGTTGGCCCGGCACTTCGCCGGTGACGACCTGTCGCGGACCACCGTCGTCTCCCCCGACCTCGGCAACGCCAAGGAGGCGGCCTCCTTCGCGCGGCTGCTCGGGGTGCCGGTCGCGGCCGGTGCGAAGCAGCGGTTCGCCGACGACCGGGTGGCGATCACCTCGGTGATCGGCGAGGTGGCCGGCCGCGATGTCATCGTGCTGGACGACGAGATCGCCAAGGGCTCCACCGTCGTCGAGCTGGTCCGGCACCTCAACGACCTCGGCGCCCGGTCCATCCGGGTGGCCTGCACCCACGGGCTGTTCGCCGACGGTGCGGTCAAGCGGATCGCCGCACTGCCGAACGTCCGCGAGATCGTCTGTACCAACACGGTTCCGATCGCCGCCGAGTCGATGATCCCGGAGCTGACGGTGCTCTCGATCGCCCCGGCGCTGGCCGAGGCGATGCGCCGGATCCACGACGGCGAGTCGGTCTCCGCCCTCTTCGACTCGGTGGAGCCGGTGGTCGGCCAGGGCCTGTTCTGA
- a CDS encoding glycoside hydrolase domain-containing protein: MRLSRSLAPALILALAASALLAVSSASTAAAYPVPTAVVTTVPAGAKSFDNISADSESVLRCLQTHAFTHDVVDVNTGADDKVRAGWEDEYSTALGLGYSVSLFQGYLTSAWKTPARGTTRANAVVGAAKAQGYPAGATIFLNVEDTKIAGQTSVQNRATIIQWIRNWTKVVAAAGYKPGLYIGVPQALTAADIANVGAQVFWRSASSSAPQAAQGFVIQQSAAQFDITLCGTRIDVDTTSTDNRGNNLTGAVRPRPGVAGMYGVIPTARFYDSGVQLAPGATATVKVLGRGTVPTSGVSAVAVNTSAIGATSTGYLTVYPAGTARPSISSMQVPAGRTVSNLSITRPGSGGAVNVYNGTGSAVRVVLDVQGYYVGGATAHPGAFTPIAPGRFLDSGATVAPGTAVTVKMAGRGGIPATGAGTVAINLTAVSPASSGYLTVYPTGSNRPAASSMQFGAGQSRSALSLVRTGTDGSITVFNGSAGAVRIIVDGQGWYRAGAGTRVGSFTPIAPVRFLDTGTSLTAGASVTVRIAGRGGVPATGASVAAVNVTAVNPGVTGYLTVYPAGTSRPATSTMQFWSGASSAGQILVPIGANGSVTLFNGSGGTVRVVLDVQGYSR, translated from the coding sequence TTGCGTTTGTCCCGATCTCTCGCTCCCGCGCTGATCCTCGCCCTGGCCGCGTCGGCCCTGCTGGCCGTCTCCTCGGCCTCCACGGCCGCCGCCTACCCGGTGCCGACCGCAGTGGTCACCACCGTCCCGGCCGGGGCCAAGTCGTTCGACAACATCAGCGCGGACAGTGAGTCGGTGCTGCGCTGCCTGCAGACACACGCCTTCACCCATGACGTCGTCGACGTGAACACCGGCGCCGACGACAAGGTGCGGGCCGGCTGGGAGGACGAGTACTCGACCGCGCTGGGTCTCGGCTACAGCGTGAGTCTGTTCCAGGGCTACCTGACCTCGGCCTGGAAGACCCCGGCCCGCGGCACCACCCGGGCGAACGCGGTGGTCGGTGCGGCGAAGGCGCAGGGCTACCCGGCCGGGGCGACGATCTTCCTCAACGTCGAGGACACGAAGATCGCCGGGCAGACCAGCGTGCAGAACCGGGCGACGATCATCCAGTGGATCCGCAACTGGACCAAGGTGGTCGCGGCGGCCGGCTACAAGCCTGGCCTGTACATCGGCGTGCCGCAGGCGCTCACCGCCGCCGACATCGCCAACGTCGGCGCCCAGGTGTTCTGGCGATCGGCCAGCTCGTCCGCACCGCAGGCCGCCCAGGGCTTCGTGATCCAGCAGAGCGCCGCCCAGTTCGACATCACGCTGTGCGGCACCCGGATCGACGTGGACACCACCTCGACCGACAACCGCGGCAACAACCTCACCGGCGCCGTGCGTCCGCGACCGGGCGTCGCCGGCATGTACGGCGTCATCCCGACCGCCCGGTTCTACGACTCCGGGGTGCAGTTGGCGCCCGGCGCGACCGCCACCGTCAAGGTGCTCGGCCGCGGCACCGTGCCGACCTCCGGCGTGTCCGCCGTCGCCGTCAACACCAGCGCGATCGGCGCCACCTCGACCGGCTACCTGACCGTCTACCCGGCCGGCACCGCCCGGCCGTCGATCTCCAGCATGCAGGTGCCGGCCGGCCGCACCGTGTCGAACCTGTCGATCACCCGGCCCGGATCCGGTGGTGCCGTGAACGTCTACAACGGGACCGGCAGTGCCGTACGGGTGGTGCTCGACGTGCAGGGCTACTACGTGGGCGGCGCGACCGCACATCCCGGCGCGTTCACCCCGATCGCCCCTGGCCGGTTCCTCGACTCCGGGGCGACGGTCGCCCCCGGCACCGCAGTCACCGTGAAGATGGCCGGGCGGGGCGGCATCCCCGCGACCGGCGCCGGGACGGTGGCGATCAACCTGACCGCCGTCTCCCCCGCGAGCTCCGGCTACCTCACCGTCTACCCGACCGGCAGCAACCGGCCGGCCGCCTCCAGCATGCAGTTCGGCGCCGGCCAGTCCCGGTCGGCGCTCTCGCTGGTCCGTACCGGTACCGACGGCTCGATCACCGTCTTCAACGGCTCGGCCGGCGCGGTCCGGATCATCGTCGACGGTCAGGGCTGGTACCGCGCCGGCGCCGGCACCCGGGTCGGGTCGTTCACCCCGATCGCGCCGGTCCGGTTCCTGGACACCGGGACCTCGCTCACCGCCGGCGCCTCGGTCACCGTCAGGATCGCCGGCCGCGGCGGGGTCCCGGCCACCGGCGCCTCGGTGGCCGCGGTCAATGTCACCGCGGTGAATCCCGGTGTCACCGGCTACCTCACGGTCTACCCGGCCGGCACCTCCCGCCCGGCCACCTCGACCATGCAGTTCTGGTCCGGGGCGAGCAGCGCCGGGCAGATCCTGGTCCCGATCGGGGCGAACGGGTCGGTCACGCTGTTCAACGGGTCGGGCGGGACCGTGCGCGTGGTGCTGGACGTGCAGGGCTACAGTCGCTGA
- a CDS encoding CsbD family protein: protein MGIGDKIQHAAEEAAGKVKEKLGSATDNEDMEAEGRGEQSKANVKQAGDKLKDAADNVLGR, encoded by the coding sequence ATGGGTATCGGCGACAAGATCCAGCACGCAGCGGAAGAGGCGGCCGGGAAGGTCAAGGAGAAGCTCGGTTCCGCCACCGACAACGAGGACATGGAGGCGGAAGGCCGCGGCGAGCAGTCGAAGGCCAACGTCAAGCAGGCCGGCGACAAGCTCAAGGACGCCGCGGACAACGTGCTCGGCCGCTGA
- a CDS encoding AfsR/SARP family transcriptional regulator, with product MQLVATFGVLGPLDARIDGAAVDLGPPQHRTVLAALLVDAGRVVPTDVILERVWGTEVSDVPASALPGLHAVISRLRGRLGKDLLVTRSPGYRLAVEPTDVDAGRFRADVAEARRLAAQGATRQARSLVVGALELWRSDPYADITADFAVREAERLLEARMSAVEFAVELDLALGLHRALADRLPELVDQHPLREGLRASLMLALYRSGRQAEALSRFEQGRELLAEELGIDPGPDLRALHEAILRQDPELTAADALDDAGAAADAAGTATTASRDAGPIALHNIPAALTPLIGRQDVLLELDAAFAAHRLVTVLGAGGMGKTTVAVEYARRRLTDGVPGDVSGQDPDSNPGREVAGRPSTPADTTADTTAAERTPTPGAAPAAPDGPWLVELAGVRTHDMLISAVRDAMGIASLPDITALTGVLGSRETLLVLDNCEQFTDVVAGVSRELLTRCPGLRILATSRERLGVAGERTVELGPLDAADARSLFLARADAAGVDLSDDPTELAEVGPLCDRLDRLPLAIELAAAQLRVFSTEELAGMLRHRWDVLSGGPSHNLRHASMDAAVAWTFDQLSDDERTAYLALAVLDGPFDLESARAVTGTDGAHLLVRALADKSVITVLPGRPRRYRMLETLRTFAGSRRSDELTSAVRTRVVAWVLALAGDADDELRGPDGRSWMQLLGRNDAAITAAIDWAPDDLTRLQIATGVFWYWYRAGHAAAGLSAFAGIDPEATGAPSRLAIRSAVADALLHYLAGDLAAIAPALQRAGALTAVSDDPAAQAYALCTISYFEASTGAVADALAHAGVAQQIAMAIGSPQRAAEALQSIGTAHLRAGDTDAAAAALDEAIAQADACGYRWCASSARWIRAKAAIAAGDHGPATRALLVVALADCIADADWTSWVVCAVALARVLDGAGDATGAATALGAALRRGEQIGYDPGAMDPIDTGVYLAGLDGHGDPDEWAAGLERGRSVDPARLVDLLDTSSMA from the coding sequence ATGCAGCTGGTGGCGACGTTCGGGGTGCTGGGGCCGCTCGACGCCCGGATCGACGGCGCCGCCGTCGACCTCGGCCCACCGCAGCACCGCACGGTGCTGGCCGCACTGCTCGTGGACGCCGGTCGCGTCGTGCCGACCGACGTGATCCTGGAACGGGTGTGGGGCACCGAGGTGTCCGACGTACCGGCGAGTGCACTGCCCGGCCTGCACGCGGTCATCTCCCGACTGCGCGGGCGGCTGGGCAAGGACCTGCTGGTCACCCGGTCGCCCGGCTACCGGCTGGCCGTCGAACCCACGGACGTCGATGCCGGCCGGTTCCGCGCCGATGTCGCCGAGGCCCGGCGGCTCGCTGCACAGGGTGCCACCAGGCAGGCGCGGTCGCTCGTGGTCGGCGCCCTGGAACTCTGGCGCTCGGACCCCTATGCCGACATCACCGCCGACTTCGCCGTCCGCGAGGCGGAGCGCCTCCTCGAGGCCCGGATGTCCGCGGTGGAGTTCGCCGTCGAGCTCGATCTCGCCCTGGGCCTGCACCGTGCCCTGGCCGACCGACTGCCGGAGCTGGTCGATCAGCATCCGCTGCGCGAGGGCCTGCGCGCCTCGCTGATGCTGGCCCTCTACCGCAGCGGCCGTCAGGCAGAGGCGCTCTCCCGGTTCGAGCAGGGACGGGAACTGCTGGCCGAGGAGCTCGGCATCGACCCCGGCCCGGACCTGCGGGCACTGCACGAGGCGATCCTCCGACAGGATCCGGAGCTGACCGCCGCCGACGCCCTCGACGACGCCGGCGCGGCCGCGGACGCTGCGGGGACCGCCACCACCGCCTCCCGGGATGCCGGACCCATTGCGCTGCACAACATTCCGGCCGCTCTCACCCCGCTGATCGGCCGACAGGACGTGCTCCTCGAGCTGGACGCGGCGTTCGCAGCGCATCGACTGGTCACCGTCCTCGGCGCGGGCGGCATGGGCAAGACCACTGTCGCCGTCGAGTACGCGCGGCGCCGGTTGACCGACGGCGTCCCGGGCGATGTTTCCGGCCAGGACCCGGACAGCAACCCCGGCCGCGAGGTGGCCGGCCGGCCATCGACACCGGCGGACACCACGGCGGATACCACAGCAGCGGAGCGGACTCCCACTCCGGGAGCGGCACCGGCAGCACCGGACGGACCGTGGCTGGTCGAACTGGCGGGCGTCCGCACCCACGACATGCTGATCTCCGCCGTCCGGGACGCGATGGGCATCGCCTCGCTGCCCGACATCACCGCGCTGACGGGCGTTCTCGGCAGCAGAGAAACCCTGCTGGTCCTGGACAACTGCGAACAGTTCACCGACGTGGTGGCCGGCGTGAGTCGCGAGTTGCTGACCCGCTGCCCCGGACTGCGCATCCTGGCGACCAGCCGCGAGCGCCTCGGCGTCGCCGGTGAACGCACCGTCGAGCTGGGCCCACTGGACGCCGCCGACGCCCGGTCGCTGTTCCTCGCCCGGGCGGATGCCGCCGGGGTGGATCTGTCCGACGATCCGACCGAGCTGGCGGAGGTCGGCCCGCTCTGCGACCGGCTCGACCGGTTGCCACTGGCCATCGAACTGGCCGCCGCACAGTTGCGCGTCTTCTCGACCGAGGAACTCGCAGGGATGCTCCGCCACCGGTGGGACGTGCTGTCCGGCGGACCGTCGCACAACCTCCGGCACGCCAGCATGGACGCCGCGGTGGCGTGGACCTTCGACCAGCTGTCCGACGACGAACGCACCGCCTACCTGGCGCTGGCGGTGCTGGACGGCCCGTTCGACCTGGAGTCGGCGCGGGCGGTCACCGGCACCGACGGCGCGCATCTGCTGGTCCGTGCCCTCGCCGACAAGTCGGTGATCACCGTGCTGCCCGGCCGGCCACGCCGCTACCGGATGCTCGAGACCCTGCGCACCTTCGCCGGATCACGTCGCTCCGACGAGTTGACCTCGGCCGTCCGGACACGCGTGGTGGCATGGGTTCTCGCACTCGCGGGCGACGCCGACGACGAGCTGCGCGGACCGGACGGACGGTCCTGGATGCAGCTGCTCGGTCGCAACGACGCGGCGATCACCGCCGCGATCGACTGGGCACCGGACGATCTCACCCGCTTGCAGATCGCCACCGGGGTCTTCTGGTACTGGTACCGGGCCGGTCACGCGGCGGCCGGCCTGTCGGCATTCGCCGGCATCGACCCGGAGGCCACCGGCGCCCCGTCGCGCCTGGCCATCCGGTCGGCGGTGGCCGACGCCCTGCTGCACTACCTGGCCGGCGACCTGGCCGCCATCGCCCCGGCGCTCCAGCGGGCGGGCGCACTCACCGCGGTGAGCGACGACCCGGCCGCCCAGGCGTACGCGCTGTGCACCATCTCGTACTTCGAGGCCTCCACCGGTGCCGTCGCCGACGCCCTGGCCCATGCCGGGGTCGCCCAGCAGATCGCGATGGCGATCGGGTCACCGCAGCGCGCTGCCGAGGCACTGCAGTCGATCGGCACCGCACACCTGCGGGCGGGTGACACCGACGCCGCAGCCGCGGCGCTGGACGAGGCGATCGCCCAGGCCGATGCCTGCGGCTACCGGTGGTGCGCGAGTTCGGCGCGCTGGATCCGGGCGAAGGCGGCCATCGCCGCGGGCGACCACGGCCCGGCCACCCGCGCACTGCTGGTCGTTGCGTTGGCCGATTGCATCGCCGACGCCGACTGGACCTCGTGGGTGGTGTGCGCCGTCGCCCTGGCCCGGGTGCTCGACGGGGCCGGCGACGCCACCGGGGCGGCGACCGCGCTCGGCGCGGCACTCCGGCGCGGCGAGCAGATCGGCTACGACCCGGGGGCCATGGACCCGATCGACACCGGTGTCTACCTGGCCGGTCTCGACGGACACGGCGACCCCGATGAGTGGGCGGCCGGTCTGGAGCGCGGCCGGTCCGTGGACCCTGCCCGGCTGGTCGATCTGCTGGACACGTCGTCCATGGCCTGA
- a CDS encoding SDR family oxidoreductase gives MEISGAVALVTGANRGIGRRFAAQLLDRGAAKVYATARRPETIDLPGVEVLRLDITDETSVAAAALAARDVTILINNAGIATGTDLLTGDPAAIRLEMDTHFYGTLSMARAFAPILGANGGGAMLNVLSALSWFSYRGANAYSAAKAAEWALTNGIRLELADQGTLVTGLHLGAADTDIMAGYEGAMVDPAEVARIALDGIEAGQIEVLVDDWSRFVKRSLADDPAAFYDSPLPI, from the coding sequence ATGGAGATCTCAGGCGCCGTCGCGCTGGTCACCGGAGCGAACCGGGGGATCGGCCGGCGCTTCGCCGCACAGCTGCTCGACCGAGGCGCGGCCAAGGTCTATGCGACCGCCCGCCGACCGGAGACGATCGACCTGCCCGGGGTCGAGGTGCTCCGGCTCGACATCACCGACGAGACATCGGTGGCAGCAGCTGCTCTCGCCGCCCGGGATGTCACGATCCTGATCAACAATGCCGGCATCGCCACCGGCACCGACCTGCTCACCGGTGATCCGGCGGCGATCCGGTTGGAAATGGACACCCACTTCTACGGAACCCTCTCGATGGCAAGGGCTTTCGCGCCGATCCTGGGCGCCAACGGAGGTGGCGCGATGCTGAACGTGTTGTCGGCGCTGTCCTGGTTCTCCTACCGCGGGGCGAATGCCTACTCCGCCGCCAAGGCCGCGGAATGGGCGTTGACGAACGGGATCCGGCTCGAACTCGCCGACCAGGGCACCCTGGTCACCGGGCTGCACCTCGGGGCCGCGGACACCGACATCATGGCCGGCTACGAGGGTGCGATGGTCGACCCGGCCGAGGTGGCGCGGATCGCGCTCGACGGGATCGAGGCCGGGCAGATCGAGGTGCTGGTCGACGACTGGTCCAGGTTCGTCAAGCGCAGCCTCGCCGACGACCCCGCCGCCTTCTACGACTCGCCGCTGCCGATCTGA
- a CDS encoding helix-turn-helix domain-containing protein: MQGLLRRISSIDSAAERALRIIEFFDQLVVHGADIEAITRATAVLAEATVGAEDDVHGRHAAIAPTGADAEVPDNGLLCHDVQVGDRTVGRVWLHRAVPADSKDWDELIVERMSMAVAAAHSRRRTVARPPVSGMADPAIVQYLLGGEASEPDAARAALLLGFAVGQRIRAVAVEGGEVAGALAETRSALGSSTGHTVLAALTGTTAALLLAHAPADPPPLPAGIRACVGPAAPVEHAARSWAIARRGVRFAGLSLGWPNWLDAADLGCLIALDGRDEDGIAALGDVRAIGAIAARRNGAEDLALLDVVCASSSVREAATLATMHHSSVSYRMRAMSEILGFDLGSATARYRARTALLLWRLHVAR, translated from the coding sequence GTGCAAGGGCTGCTGCGGCGCATCTCGTCGATCGATTCCGCGGCCGAGCGCGCCCTGCGGATCATCGAGTTCTTCGACCAGCTCGTGGTGCACGGTGCCGACATCGAGGCGATCACCCGGGCCACCGCGGTGCTCGCCGAGGCCACCGTCGGTGCGGAGGACGATGTGCACGGCCGGCACGCGGCGATCGCACCGACCGGGGCCGACGCGGAGGTGCCCGACAACGGTTTGCTCTGCCATGACGTCCAGGTCGGCGATCGCACGGTCGGCCGGGTCTGGCTGCACCGCGCCGTGCCGGCCGACAGCAAGGACTGGGACGAGTTGATCGTCGAGCGCATGTCGATGGCCGTCGCCGCGGCGCACAGCCGTCGTCGGACCGTGGCACGCCCGCCGGTGTCCGGCATGGCCGACCCGGCGATCGTGCAGTACCTGCTGGGCGGGGAGGCCTCCGAACCGGATGCGGCCAGGGCCGCGCTGCTGCTGGGATTCGCGGTGGGGCAGCGGATCCGGGCCGTCGCCGTCGAAGGAGGCGAGGTCGCCGGCGCGCTGGCCGAGACCCGTTCGGCCCTGGGCAGCAGCACCGGCCACACCGTCCTCGCCGCATTGACCGGTACCACCGCGGCACTGCTGCTGGCCCATGCGCCGGCCGACCCGCCACCGCTGCCGGCCGGTATCCGTGCCTGCGTGGGACCGGCCGCGCCGGTGGAGCACGCCGCCCGGTCGTGGGCGATCGCCCGCCGCGGCGTGCGTTTCGCCGGACTGTCACTGGGCTGGCCGAACTGGCTGGACGCGGCCGATCTCGGGTGCCTGATCGCGCTCGACGGGCGCGACGAGGACGGGATCGCGGCCCTGGGCGACGTCCGGGCGATCGGAGCGATCGCCGCCCGCCGCAACGGCGCCGAGGACCTCGCGCTGCTCGACGTCGTGTGCGCCTCCTCGTCGGTGCGCGAGGCAGCGACGCTCGCCACGATGCACCACAGCAGCGTGTCGTACCGGATGCGCGCGATGAGCGAGATCCTGGGTTTCGACCTCGGTTCCGCCACCGCCCGGTACCGTGCCCGCACGGCGCTGCTGCTCTGGCGGTTGCACGTCGCCCGCTGA
- a CDS encoding sugar ABC transporter substrate-binding protein → MPEHRRSPARLRSGAGLAAVAAAVLAVSACAANPNATSATSAPTTTAAQATTSASTAAGSSAGSSSAGSSASGESSAAGGEKLTSAQFINPLPQYPAWRTIGDCMAQRAEERGIDFTESGPSGSGLDATVMVQQVQQAIANAKGAVITFPASDGFAPVLQQAQAAGIITATMYGGGGADSGADVNIGVDWGALGKMYVEAIAEREGPQKVGLIAQAPTGTGKAWMDGVKAAAAETDNVTVVGEVYTGDDAAKALDQSNALLTAHPDVNVIATHMGTVTPGAVAAIKSKGLLGKVVLVGNGPDNGGKEALADGSAYRILLQGLCQEGKDALDAVADLANDQTVAPQIDTQTIMAGDDDLEKLLGEGWG, encoded by the coding sequence ATGCCTGAACACCGTCGTTCACCGGCCCGGTTGCGCTCCGGTGCGGGACTCGCCGCCGTTGCCGCAGCAGTCCTGGCCGTGAGCGCCTGCGCCGCCAACCCCAACGCCACCTCCGCCACATCCGCGCCGACCACCACAGCGGCACAGGCGACGACCAGCGCCTCCACCGCGGCCGGGTCGTCGGCGGGTTCGTCCTCGGCCGGCTCCTCGGCATCGGGGGAGTCCTCCGCGGCGGGTGGGGAGAAGCTGACCTCGGCGCAGTTCATCAACCCGCTGCCGCAGTACCCGGCCTGGCGCACCATCGGTGACTGCATGGCGCAGCGGGCCGAGGAGCGCGGCATCGACTTCACCGAGAGCGGGCCCAGCGGTTCGGGTCTCGACGCGACCGTCATGGTGCAGCAGGTCCAGCAGGCGATTGCGAATGCCAAGGGCGCGGTCATCACCTTCCCGGCCAGCGACGGGTTCGCCCCGGTTCTGCAGCAGGCGCAGGCCGCCGGGATCATCACCGCCACGATGTACGGCGGCGGTGGCGCGGACAGCGGCGCGGACGTCAACATCGGCGTCGACTGGGGCGCCCTGGGCAAGATGTACGTCGAGGCCATCGCGGAGCGCGAAGGACCGCAGAAGGTCGGCCTGATCGCCCAGGCCCCGACCGGCACCGGCAAGGCCTGGATGGACGGCGTCAAGGCAGCCGCGGCGGAGACTGACAACGTCACCGTGGTCGGCGAGGTCTACACCGGCGACGACGCCGCGAAGGCGCTCGACCAGTCGAACGCCCTGCTCACCGCGCATCCCGACGTCAACGTGATCGCCACCCACATGGGCACGGTGACCCCGGGTGCGGTGGCCGCGATCAAGTCCAAGGGACTGCTCGGCAAGGTCGTTCTGGTCGGCAACGGACCGGACAACGGCGGCAAGGAGGCCCTCGCCGACGGCAGTGCCTACCGCATCCTGCTGCAGGGCCTCTGCCAGGAGGGCAAGGACGCCCTGGATGCGGTCGCGGACCTCGCCAATGACCAGACCGTGGCGCCGCAGATCGACACCCAGACGATCATGGCCGGCGACGACGACCTGGAGAAGCTGCTCGGGGAGGGCTGGGGATGA
- a CDS encoding ATP-binding cassette domain-containing protein, producing the protein MSPAPALELRAIRKYFGSVRALEHVDFTAYPGEIHAIVGDNGAGKSTMVKIVTGIHRGDDGEIFVAGAPLDLRHDAADVQDRGIAVVYQDLALVECLDIAANLSLGNLPTKWGVLDRRRMERDAAAVLRDLKVRVGDVRTPVGLLSGGQRQIIAIARAVRMDKPIILLDEPTAALGVQESAKVGGILDRLRTAGKAVICISHDLEFVFEHADRVTVLRLGHSVGTRRVADVDRDEIIGMITGAIPRDPVPGRAAEGVGAA; encoded by the coding sequence ATGAGTCCCGCACCGGCGCTGGAACTACGCGCCATCAGGAAGTACTTCGGGTCCGTCCGAGCCCTCGAGCACGTCGACTTCACCGCCTACCCCGGCGAGATCCATGCCATCGTCGGTGACAACGGCGCCGGCAAGTCGACCATGGTCAAGATCGTCACCGGCATCCACCGCGGCGACGACGGCGAGATCTTCGTCGCGGGTGCACCGCTGGATCTCCGGCACGACGCCGCCGACGTCCAGGACCGCGGGATCGCGGTCGTCTACCAGGATCTCGCGCTCGTCGAGTGCCTGGACATCGCGGCCAACCTGTCGCTGGGCAACTTGCCGACGAAGTGGGGCGTTCTGGACCGCCGGCGGATGGAGCGTGACGCGGCCGCCGTGCTCCGCGACCTGAAGGTCCGGGTCGGCGACGTCCGCACCCCGGTCGGGCTGCTGTCCGGCGGGCAACGACAGATCATCGCGATCGCCCGGGCGGTCCGGATGGACAAGCCGATCATCCTGCTCGACGAGCCGACAGCCGCACTGGGAGTGCAGGAGTCGGCGAAGGTCGGTGGGATCCTGGACCGGCTGCGCACCGCCGGCAAGGCGGTCATCTGCATCAGTCACGACCTGGAGTTCGTCTTCGAGCACGCGGACCGGGTCACCGTGCTGCGGCTCGGTCACAGCGTCGGTACCCGCCGGGTGGCGGACGTCGACCGCGACGAGATCATCGGCATGATCACCGGCGCGATCCCGCGGGACCCGGTCCCCGGCCGCGCCGCCGAAGGAGTGGGAGCGGCATGA
- a CDS encoding ABC transporter permease encodes MTMTEPVVTTTISEEQPAEAGRLRAAMGRVLLRQETTLILVVVLIAVVATIRNPDFLTWTNITEILRSSVIYFVMGCGAALLVIGGGLDFSVGAIFTIGALTTCLLLVRDVPWPIATVVGLAVGAAIGVLNHLVITYWHVPPIIATLGTFFILLGVNNQISEGVDVLPLPDAFTVLGQGTSLGLPNIVWYALIIGVFFWFLLERTRFGINVRALGGNRQAAIGNGLRVVRLDLALYVIAGLTAALAGIVYAARVGAGQVQAGGSSTTLVVITAVLIGGVSLFGGLGTITGVAVGAILLSTIDNALIVAQIPPLYNNIVIGAILIGAVGIDHLRRRRLYRAR; translated from the coding sequence ATGACCATGACGGAACCGGTTGTCACGACGACGATCTCCGAGGAACAGCCGGCAGAAGCCGGCCGCCTACGGGCGGCGATGGGCAGGGTCCTGCTGCGGCAGGAGACGACGCTCATCCTGGTCGTGGTGCTCATCGCGGTGGTCGCCACCATCCGCAATCCCGACTTCCTGACCTGGACCAACATCACCGAGATCCTGCGCAGCTCCGTCATCTACTTCGTGATGGGTTGCGGTGCGGCCCTTCTGGTGATCGGTGGCGGGCTGGACTTCTCGGTCGGCGCGATCTTCACCATCGGAGCGCTGACCACCTGTCTGCTGCTGGTCCGCGACGTGCCGTGGCCGATCGCGACCGTCGTCGGCCTGGCGGTCGGCGCCGCCATCGGGGTGCTGAACCACCTGGTGATCACCTACTGGCACGTGCCACCGATCATCGCCACGCTGGGCACGTTCTTCATCCTGCTCGGGGTGAACAACCAGATCTCCGAGGGCGTCGACGTGCTGCCGCTGCCGGACGCGTTCACCGTACTCGGCCAGGGCACCTCGCTGGGGCTGCCGAACATCGTCTGGTACGCACTGATCATCGGTGTCTTCTTCTGGTTCCTGTTGGAGCGCACCAGGTTCGGCATCAACGTGCGCGCGCTGGGCGGCAACCGGCAGGCGGCGATCGGCAACGGCCTCCGGGTCGTCCGGCTCGATCTCGCGCTGTACGTGATCGCCGGGCTCACCGCGGCGCTGGCCGGCATCGTCTACGCGGCCCGGGTCGGCGCCGGGCAGGTGCAGGCCGGCGGGTCGTCGACGACACTGGTGGTGATCACCGCGGTGCTGATCGGCGGGGTGAGCCTGTTCGGCGGCCTCGGCACGATCACCGGTGTCGCGGTCGGCGCAATCCTGTTGTCCACCATCGACAACGCGTTGATCGTCGCCCAGATCCCGCCGCTGTACAACAACATCGTGATCGGCGCGATCCTCATCGGTGCGGTCGGCATCGACCACCTGCGCCGCCGCCGGCTGTACCGGGCACGGTGA